A genome region from Stenotrophomonas maltophilia includes the following:
- a CDS encoding ABC transporter permease: MDIRPILSTLRRHKTAAALIVLEVALTCAIVCNALFLVSQRVEKISMPSGIAESELVMLRVSGIGKQTDAMARTREDLASLRAIPGVSNVTIINQIPFRNGSSSSSISRVIDQERPTTNASMYTLSENGLATMGINLIAGRDFLPDEYQNFEDVSKGGAKEKAIPVILTQATAAKMEPNGSALGKTYYMGKQSLHVVGIVDTLSTPNGWNDNWTNSMLLPIRRTFDDGGTYILRTSPERRQDVLDAGAAALERNDPNRLMRDKLTYEDQRKDFFKNDRAMVGLLITVSISLLVVTALGIIGLASFWVQQRSKQIGIRRALGATRGQILRYFQTENFLLATLGIVLGMLAAYAINLALMNLYELPRMPLYYLPLGALLLWVLGQIAVFGPARRAAAVPPAVATRGA, encoded by the coding sequence ATGGACATCCGCCCCATCCTCAGCACGCTGCGCCGGCACAAGACCGCCGCTGCCCTGATCGTGCTGGAAGTCGCACTGACCTGCGCCATCGTCTGCAACGCGCTGTTCCTGGTCAGCCAGCGCGTGGAAAAGATCAGCATGCCCAGCGGCATCGCCGAGAGCGAACTGGTAATGCTGCGCGTCAGTGGCATCGGCAAGCAGACCGACGCCATGGCCCGCACCCGCGAGGACCTGGCATCGCTGCGTGCGATTCCCGGCGTCAGCAACGTCACGATCATCAACCAGATCCCCTTCCGCAACGGTTCCTCCAGCAGCAGCATCTCGCGCGTGATCGACCAGGAACGGCCGACCACCAACGCCTCGATGTACACCCTGTCCGAGAACGGGCTGGCGACGATGGGCATCAATCTGATCGCCGGCCGCGATTTCCTGCCCGACGAGTACCAGAACTTCGAAGACGTCAGCAAGGGCGGCGCCAAGGAAAAGGCCATCCCGGTCATCCTCACCCAGGCCACCGCCGCCAAGATGGAGCCCAATGGCAGTGCGCTGGGCAAGACCTATTACATGGGCAAGCAGTCGCTGCACGTGGTCGGCATCGTCGACACGCTCAGCACGCCCAATGGCTGGAATGACAACTGGACCAACTCGATGCTGCTGCCGATCCGCCGCACCTTCGACGACGGTGGCACCTACATCCTGCGCACCTCGCCCGAACGCCGCCAGGACGTGCTCGACGCCGGTGCCGCCGCGCTGGAACGCAACGACCCGAACCGGCTGATGCGCGACAAGCTGACCTATGAAGACCAGCGCAAGGACTTCTTCAAGAACGACCGCGCGATGGTCGGCCTGCTGATCACCGTCAGCATCTCGCTGCTGGTGGTCACCGCGCTGGGCATCATCGGCCTGGCCAGCTTCTGGGTGCAGCAGCGCAGCAAGCAGATCGGCATCCGCCGTGCGCTGGGCGCCACTCGCGGGCAGATCCTGCGCTACTTCCAGACCGAGAACTTCCTGCTGGCCACGCTGGGCATCGTGCTGGGCATGCTGGCGGCGTACGCGATCAACCTGGCGTTGATGAACCTGTACGAGCTGCCGCGCATGCCGCTGTACTACCTGCCGCTGGGTGCGCTGCTGCTGTGGGTGCTGGGCCAGATCGCGGTGTTCGGTCCGGCCCGGCGTGCGGCGGCGGTACCGCCTGCGGTCGCCACGCGGGGCGCGTGA
- a CDS encoding PDZ domain-containing protein, whose amino-acid sequence MRACAMCLILLLPLPALAGGGSAQTLEWRQDGARLSLRSTEGQVHVEAASPEARFGVRSGDRILRVDDTAVRRVEHLAVALRHSNAATAYLLLRRDRRELTVAVDAAAWRQALDAPPPPAPPAPPARPQR is encoded by the coding sequence ATGCGTGCCTGCGCGATGTGCCTGATCCTGCTTCTGCCACTGCCGGCGCTGGCCGGTGGTGGCAGCGCACAGACGCTGGAATGGCGCCAGGATGGAGCGCGGCTGTCGCTGCGCTCGACCGAAGGGCAAGTGCATGTGGAGGCCGCCAGCCCGGAAGCACGCTTCGGCGTGCGCAGCGGTGATCGCATCCTCCGCGTGGACGACACGGCGGTGCGCCGGGTCGAACACCTTGCCGTGGCCCTGCGCCATTCCAACGCAGCCACCGCCTACCTGTTGCTGCGCCGCGACAGACGCGAACTGACGGTGGCGGTCGACGCGGCGGCCTGGCGCCAGGCGCTGGACGCGCCACCGCCACCAGCGCCGCCAGCGCCCCCGGCCCGGCCCCAGCGCTGA
- a CDS encoding sigma-54-dependent transcriptional regulator → MPAILIIDDNASVGTALDVLFSLHDIDTLQAQTPADGLALLESQPVDLVIQDMNFSEDTTSGEEGEALFAQIRARHPDLPVILLTAWTHLSSAVDLVKAGAADYLAKPWDDRKLMTTVNNLLELSEARRELDRRRTRELRQRNALEAKYDLCGAVVADPASERVVTLACQVARSELPVLITGPNGAGKEKIAQIIQANSLVAKGPFVAVNCGALPSELIEAELFGAEAGAYTGANKAREGKFEAADGGTLFLDEIGNLSLGGQMKLLRVLETGRFERLGSNRERQVKVRVVSATNADLPAMIRDGTFREDLYYRLNTVELVLPPLAERPGDIVPLAERFLAAGKPLSSAATAALQRHPWPGNVRELRNVIQRAELLATGNRIEVGDLNLPRAAVAPRPAPSAGNDPDRARIEDVLARNHGVIAQAAAELGLSRQALYRRMDRHGIPRE, encoded by the coding sequence ATGCCCGCGATCCTGATCATCGACGACAACGCCAGCGTGGGCACCGCGCTGGACGTGCTGTTCTCCCTGCACGACATCGACACCCTGCAGGCGCAGACGCCCGCAGACGGGTTGGCTCTGCTCGAATCACAGCCGGTCGACCTGGTCATCCAGGACATGAATTTCAGCGAGGACACCACTTCCGGTGAGGAGGGCGAGGCCCTGTTCGCACAGATCCGTGCGCGCCACCCTGACCTGCCGGTGATCCTGCTGACCGCCTGGACCCACCTGAGCAGTGCGGTGGACCTGGTCAAGGCCGGTGCCGCCGACTACCTGGCCAAGCCCTGGGACGACCGCAAGCTGATGACCACGGTCAACAACCTGCTGGAACTGTCCGAGGCACGCCGCGAGCTGGACCGCCGGCGCACGCGTGAACTGCGCCAGCGCAATGCGCTGGAAGCGAAGTACGACCTGTGCGGTGCAGTGGTCGCCGATCCGGCCAGCGAGCGTGTGGTCACCCTGGCCTGTCAGGTTGCACGCTCGGAACTGCCGGTGCTGATCACCGGCCCCAACGGCGCCGGCAAGGAAAAGATCGCGCAGATCATCCAGGCCAATTCACTGGTGGCCAAGGGTCCGTTCGTGGCGGTCAACTGCGGCGCGCTGCCCTCGGAACTGATCGAAGCCGAGCTGTTCGGTGCCGAAGCCGGTGCATATACCGGCGCCAACAAGGCACGCGAAGGCAAATTCGAAGCCGCCGATGGTGGCACCCTCTTCCTGGATGAGATCGGAAACCTGTCGCTGGGCGGGCAGATGAAACTGCTGCGTGTGCTGGAAACCGGCCGCTTCGAGCGCCTGGGCTCCAACCGCGAACGCCAGGTCAAGGTCCGCGTGGTCAGCGCGACCAATGCCGACCTGCCGGCGATGATCCGCGACGGCACCTTCCGCGAAGACCTCTATTACCGCCTCAATACGGTGGAACTGGTGCTGCCGCCGCTGGCCGAACGACCGGGCGACATCGTGCCGCTGGCCGAGCGCTTCCTGGCCGCCGGCAAACCGCTGTCCAGCGCGGCCACCGCAGCGCTGCAGCGGCATCCGTGGCCGGGCAACGTGCGCGAACTGCGCAACGTGATCCAGCGTGCCGAACTGCTGGCCACCGGCAACCGTATCGAAGTGGGCGATCTCAACCTGCCGCGCGCAGCCGTCGCACCGCGACCCGCACCCAGCGCAGGCAATGATCCCGACCGCGCACGCATCGAGGATGTACTGGCGCGCAACCATGGCGTCATCGCCCAGGCCGCCGCCGAGCTTGGCCTGAGCCGCCAGGCGCTGTACCGGCGCATGGACCGCCACGGTATTCCACGCGAATGA